Genomic DNA from Desulfonema ishimotonii:
TCCCCTGACCATCGAAAACGTACTGGAGGACAGGAAGTTCAAAGAAAAAGAGATGGCCAGGAAACTCGGCCTTGTTTCCATGATCGGGGTTCCCCTTCAGTTAAACGATGAAAAGGTGATCGGGGTTCTCAACTGTTTTACCTCTCAGCCGCACCATTTTTCAGAGACCGAGATCAACCTGGTTACCGTTGTTGCCAATCAGGCGGCGGTTGCCATCCTGAATACCGAGCTTATGGTGAAAACCAAAGTCATTCAGGAAGAGCTGGAAACCCGGAAAATGGCAGATCGCGCCAAGGAAGTCATCATGCAGAAACGTAAACTGAGCGGGGAGGAGGCCTACCGCTGGATGCAGAAACGCAGCATGGATACCCGGAAATCCATACGGCAGGTCGCCGAAGCCATCCTCCTTTCCGCTGAACTGTACGACGGATAGGTTTTTAGTTTCACTTCTTATCCCCCTGCCCCTCCACCTGAGCATATTCACGAAATCATAATAATTTCCCGTGCTGATTTTAAATAAATAATATCAATATAATATACAAAAAATCAACTGTTGCAATGTTCAGAAACATGCGGTGTGTTGATTTTTTTAGAAAAAATGGCACGATTTCATATTAATTATACTTGACAAAAATTATAAGTACAGCTAAATTGCTTTGATATTGATTCAGTCACTCTGATTGTGACTATTTTGCACAATGGCGTGCAGAAAATTCAGGATTTAGTTTTTTTAAGGTAAGAATAGACAAAGGCGTCTGTTTCCCTGGTTGTCAAGGGCAGACGCCTTTTTGCGTTTTATAAGGGAATAAAATTTATTTTTAAAATAAAAATAAGTAGTTAAGGAGGAACGACGGTGCGTTTTACAAAAAATAATGACGTTTTGGGGACCAGTAATCGTGGAAATCCGACAGAAGCCGGTTTATGTACGCTGTGCCGTGCGGACTGTTCAGGGAAATGTGAGACATGGCTTTCGAGTCTTGTCGGGCGTAAACTGCTCTACCCCAGAAGCTTCGGAATCGTGACGGCCGGTGCCAATAATACGACCCATGTGGGCACTTCCTATAATTCTCTGAGGATTCAGGGCTATGCTTACGGCGCTCACGGTCTGGTCGGAGAAATGACCCACGATGCCGATGACTGCATCTTCCCCAATGTCAGCCTTGAAACCGAATTTGGAAAGGAAGTGAAGACCAAAGTTCGGATGCCGCTGATGACCGGTGCGCTCGGTTCAACATTTGTTGCCCAGAAATACTGGGATTCCTTTGCCATAGGCGGGGCACTGGTCGGCATTCCCGTGGTGATCGGTGAAAACGTGGTAGGCGTGGACCGCAACTCGGAAATCGCGCCGGGCGATGTCCGCAAAGGCAAAATCAAATCCGCACCGGAACTGGAAAGGCGCATTGACGGCTATCTGCGCTATTATGACGGATACGGGGGCATCATTGTACAGCTCAATGTGGAAGATACCCGGAACGGCGTTGCGGAATTTGTGGCCGACAAGTACGGCGACAAGTGTATCATTGAGCTGAAATGGGGCCAGGGGGCAAAGGATATCGGCGGTGAGATCCAGGTCCGAAGTCTGGATTACGCCCTTTTCCTGAAGGAACGGGGCTATGTGGTGGACCCGGACCCCTCAAGCCCGGAAGTCCAGCAGGCATTTGAAAACGGCTCCATAAAATCTTTTGCCCGTCACAGCCGTCTGGGTGCCACCCATATGGACACGGTGGACCAGGTGCGCCGGGATTTTATGGGATCGGTTGAATATCTGCGCAGCATCGGCTTTAAACGGATCACCCTCAAAACCGGTGCCTACGGCATGGAAGAACTGGCAATGGCCATCAAATTCGCCACAGACGCAAAGCTCGACCTCCTGACCATTGACGGTTCCGGCGGCGGCACCGGTATGAGTCCGTGGAACATGATGCAGAGCTGGGGCGTTCCGTCCATTATTCTCC
This window encodes:
- a CDS encoding glutamate synthase-related protein, whose amino-acid sequence is MRFTKNNDVLGTSNRGNPTEAGLCTLCRADCSGKCETWLSSLVGRKLLYPRSFGIVTAGANNTTHVGTSYNSLRIQGYAYGAHGLVGEMTHDADDCIFPNVSLETEFGKEVKTKVRMPLMTGALGSTFVAQKYWDSFAIGGALVGIPVVIGENVVGVDRNSEIAPGDVRKGKIKSAPELERRIDGYLRYYDGYGGIIVQLNVEDTRNGVAEFVADKYGDKCIIELKWGQGAKDIGGEIQVRSLDYALFLKERGYVVDPDPSSPEVQQAFENGSIKSFARHSRLGATHMDTVDQVRRDFMGSVEYLRSIGFKRITLKTGAYGMEELAMAIKFATDAKLDLLTIDGSGGGTGMSPWNMMQSWGVPSIILHAKAYEYASLLAAKGHDVVDMSFAGGFALEDHIFKALSMGAPFTKMICMGRAIMVPGFVGANIEGALFPEKRGALNGHWPELPRSVQRIGNSAKEIFASYFDVEKKVGKDEMKNIPYGAIAFYTLADKLACGLQQLMAGARKFELNQIARNDIFSGNRETARETGIPHCADVNDESAKKILNS
- a CDS encoding GAF and ANTAR domain-containing protein — encoded protein: MIIGKGYYILAVMEKLPSQTYDQYIKALMDISRAITSDLYIEDILKLIVMVTAKVTDVEICSLWLIDEDEKPPKIRLKATQAIDLEYVHDRALNPDEGVVGFVATTRRPLTIENVLEDRKFKEKEMARKLGLVSMIGVPLQLNDEKVIGVLNCFTSQPHHFSETEINLVTVVANQAAVAILNTELMVKTKVIQEELETRKMADRAKEVIMQKRKLSGEEAYRWMQKRSMDTRKSIRQVAEAILLSAELYDG